From Nicotiana tabacum cultivar K326 chromosome 15, ASM71507v2, whole genome shotgun sequence, the proteins below share one genomic window:
- the LOC107773769 gene encoding uncharacterized protein LOC107773769 produces the protein MEQNLPVIAKKFWNIVRVAFFMLRKSISKRKLMLDLNLIMKRGKIASKAAIQNLMFHHTHQWSNTQRRSHDKNLPFPPHNNDYEFSCSNSPVHYPNFHLPFNYFNKRNKNNCSDYGNYISTEDNVVVVNAAVMKALEMIQSETASPALPGFGRTPMVRQLRITDSPFPLRDVEENSHVDEAAEAFISKFYRNLRRQAIASPCA, from the coding sequence ATGGAACAAAATTTGCCAGTGATAGCAAAGAAATTCTGGAACATAGTAAGAGTTGCATTTTTCATGTTGAGAAAAAGCATATCAAAGAGGAAACTAATGCTAGATCTCAACTTAATAATGAAGCGTGGCAAGATTGCTAGCAAAGCTGCTATCCAAAATCTCATGTTTCATCACACACACCAATGGTCCAACACTCAACGACGGTCACACGACAAAAATTTACCCTTTCCTCCACACAACAACGACTACGAGTTCAGTTGCAGTAACAGCCCAGTTCATTACCCTAATTTTCACTTACCTTTCAACTACTTCAACAAACGAAACAAGAACAACTGTAGCGACTATGGAAATTACATTTCAACTGAAGATAATGTTGTAGTAGTGAATGCAGCTGTAATGAAAGCATTGGAGATGATTCAGAGTGAAACGGCGTCGCCTGCTTTGCCTGGATTTGGAAGGACTCCTATGGTGAGGCAACTTAGGATCACTGATTCACCTTTTCCTCTTAGAGATGTAGAGGAAAATAGCCATGTGGATGAAGCAGCTGAGGCATTTATTTCAAAGTTCTACAGAAATTTGAGGCGTCAAGCTATAGCTTCGCCTTGTGCTTGA